The stretch of DNA CGAGGCGATAGGGTCGTCATCGACATAGAACACGTTTCAATTCCTTGGAGGTCGCATGTTCGAGTGGTCCGACGAAGACCGGATGGTGCGGGACGCCATCCGAGGGTTCATCGAGAAGGAGGTTCGACCGCACATCCACGAACTCGAGAGCGGTGAACTCCCGCCGTACGACATCATCCGCAAGATGCTCGCCACATTCGGCATGGATGCGATGAACGCCGAGAGTCTGGAAAAAGAACTTGCGGCGGCCGAGGCCGGTGAGGCACGCGCGGCCGGCGGCTCGTCGACGTTGGCCAACTCGATGTTCCTGATCCTGAACATGGAGATGGCCGGAGTCAGTCTGGGCACGATCGGATCGATGGGGGTGTCGATGGGGCTCACCGTGTCGACGATCCGCGGTCGCGGCACGCTCGCGCAGAAGAGGCGCTGGCTGCCCGACCTGGTCACCATGCGCACGGTCGGCGCCTGGGCGATCACGGAACCGGACAGTGGGTCGGACGCGCTGGGCGGCATGAAGACCACCGTGCGGCGCGACGGAGCCGACTACATTCTCAACGGGAACAAGACGTTCATCACCAACGGTCCGTACGCGGACACGATCGTCGTGTTCGCGAAGCTCGACGAAGGGGACGGCACTCCGATGCGTGAGCGCAAGGTGCTCACCTTCGTGCTCGACGGCGATATGCCGGGTCTGACCCGCGGTAAGCCGTTCAAGAAGATGGGCATGATGAGTTCGCCCACCGGAGAACTGTTCTTCGACGACATCCGGCTGACACCCGACCGTCTGCTCGGGGAGACCGAGGACACCGGAT from Gordonia humi encodes:
- a CDS encoding acyl-CoA dehydrogenase family protein, whose product is MFEWSDEDRMVRDAIRGFIEKEVRPHIHELESGELPPYDIIRKMLATFGMDAMNAESLEKELAAAEAGEARAAGGSSTLANSMFLILNMEMAGVSLGTIGSMGVSMGLTVSTIRGRGTLAQKRRWLPDLVTMRTVGAWAITEPDSGSDALGGMKTTVRRDGADYILNGNKTFITNGPYADTIVVFAKLDEGDGTPMRERKVLTFVLDGDMPGLTRGKPFKKMGMMSSPTGELFFDDIRLTPDRLLGETEDTGSDKRGGDSAKSGFTAERIGIAALSLGIINRAQELSIDYAKKRTLWGQEIAKFQLIQLKLAEMEVARLNVQNMLFVAMEASKAGRPPTLAQASAMKLYSSRAATEVAMEAVQLFGGNGYMAEYEVERLARDAKSLMIYAGSNEIQVTHVAKGLLAE